The segment ACGCGGCTTCTCTAGAACGCCCAGTAGCCGCGACCGAAGGCCAGCCCGAAAAACACCAGCGCGACGAAGGACACTCCCACGAGCGGGAGGTAGAGCCAGCGGCTCGTGAGGCGCCCGGCCAGAAGGAAGAGCGGATACATGCCGAGGAGATATCGGGGGATGCTCAGCCAGAAGGGCAGAAAGGTGACCATTACCGTGACGACCGTCGCGTAGGCGGCGTCGGAGGGTCGCAACCGCAACCAGCTCAGCGCCGTCGCGAGGTAGGCCGCGATGCCGCCGGCGATCTCGCCACCGCCGACCGTGAGCTTTTCCCATGGCACGCGCCAGCTGATGCCATTCACCGCGCCGGCCAGCCCGCGCCAGGGGGCGGCGAGCGAATGTGCCCAGTGTTCCCTCTGCACGGTGACGAAGGCGAGGGGATCGCCGAGGACGAGCAGGTTGGTCAGGAGGTAGGTGAAGAACCCGAGCGCGACCAGCAGCGGCGGGACGATCACCTGCCAGAGGCTGCTTAGCGCGCGCCGCGCGGCAACCAGTTCGATTATCAGGAAGGGAAGGAGCGCCAGCCCGGTGAGCCGCGATGCCGCGGCGAGGCCGCCCAGCAGGCCGGCCCACAGCCAGCGCTGCCGGCGCGCCGCCAGGACGGCGCCGAAGGTCAGCGCGCAGAAGAGCGCCTCCGTGTAGCCGACGAGTAAGAAGTACGCGGTGGGGAAGACGGTGAAGAACGCTGCCGCGCGCCAGGCCGCCTTCTCGTGCCCATCCACGCGGGCCACCTCGTAAAGGAGGATGGCGGCGACCACCCCTGCGATGTTGCTGATCAGCAACGCCGAGGTTCGCGCCGGAAGCCCGAGGGCCGACACCGCGCTGATCAGGGCCGGATAGAGCGGGAAGAAGGCGATCAGGTTGCGGGCATCGCCGACCGCTCCGTAACCGTGAGTGGCGAGGTAGACGTAATGCCGGGCATCCCACTTGTCCCACGTCTGGCCGAGCGCCGTCAACGGGTCGGGGGCGGCCCCGAACTCGATCAGGGTGAGGGTGACAAGCACCGCCTTGACCAGCAGCGCGAGCGCAAGCAGGCTCAACCAGGGGCGCAGCCGGTCCGCCGGAAGCCCGGCGATCGATGGCGTTGGCGTACCATAGCGACTCGACGGCCTGCCGGCCACCTCACTGAGTGACCTCACCAGCCTGGCTTCCCATTTTCCGCGCCATCGCCGCGGAGATCCGCGCCACGATCCCGCCGCTCGCCGGCACGCCCCGGGGACGCGAGGAGGTCGGCCTCGGCGCCGGCGGCGACCGGACCGTTTATCTCGACCAGCTTGCCGAAGAGATCGTGGTCCGCCACCTGGAGCAAGCCTATCGCAGCGGCTTGCGCTTCCGGCTGATCTCCGAGGAGCTCGGTGAGCGCGACTTTGGCGGCGAGCCGCTGGTGCTGGCCGACCCGCTGGACGGGAGCTACAACGCCAAGATGGGGCTGCCATACTATGCGGTCGTGCTGGCCGTCACTGAGGGTGACCGGTTTTCAGACGTGCGGCTCGGTTACGTCCAGAACCTGGTGACCGGAGACGAATACCACGCGATTTCCGGAGCCGGAGCGTTTCATCTAGGTGAGCCACTTCGGCCGACACCCCCGGCATTTGACGGCCGCTCCATTCCGCTGGTCCAGTTCGACGCGCCGTCCGGGGTGGAACCGCGCGAGCGAGCCGCGCCGATCTTCGCCCTGGCGGAGAAGGTCCGCCAGCTCGGCTCGGCGGCGCTCAACCTCTGCCACACCGCGTCCGGTGGGGTCGCGCTCCAGGTGACGCCCGCGCCGGTGCGGTCCTTCGACCTGGCGGGCCCGCTCCTCATCCTCCGGGAGGCCGGCGGGATCGCGACCGACTATCAGGGCGGGTCGATCGAGTCGGTCTCGGTTCGATTGGACACACGCACCACGCTGCTGGCGTCGCTATCCCCGCAGATTCACGCCTATGCGCTCGAGGTGTTGGGGGCGCGGGTTCGCTGATGCTGGAGCCGGAGCAGACCACCTTCATCCTGCTCTCCTTCGAGGGTCCCGACGAGTACTCGCAGGCCGGCGGGCTGGGCGTGCGGGTCAAGGAGCTGTCGCGGGCGCTGGCGGAGCGAGGCTTCGAGACGCACCTGTTCTTCGTCGGCGATCCCAATCTGCCATCCGATGAGAGCGCGCTCGACGGGCGGCTGTGGCTGCATCGCTGGAGCCAGTGGATCAGCCGCTTTCACCCGATTGGCGTCTACGACGGCGAGGATGACAAGGTCGCCGATCTCAACCGCAGCCTACCGGACGCGCTGGTCAAGGGGTACATCGAGCCGGCTATTGCGGGTGGGAAGACGGTGGTCGTGCTCGGTGAGGAGTGGCACCTCGCGCACGCGATGAGCCTGATCTCGGATGTCCTCTACTTCGCCGGGCTGCGAGACCGCTGCCTCCTGCTCTGGAATGCGAACAATCACTTCTCCTTCCATCGCATTAACTGGGGTCAGCTCTCCTTCGTTTGCACGCTGATGACGGTGAGCCGTTACATGAAGCACATCATGTGGCGCTGGGGCGTCAACGCGATCGTGGTGCCCAACGGCATCCCCGGGTCGATGATCGCCCGGGTGAGCCAGGCGCAGGTGCGAGCGGTGCGCGCGGCGGTGAATGCGTCCGCGTTCCTCTTCAAGATTGGCCGCTTCAGCCCGGACAAGCGCTGGCACCAGGCGATCGCTGCCGTCGCGCAGCTGAAGGAGCGCGGGGTCACCACCCGCCTCCTGATGCGCGGCGGCCTCGAGCCCTTCGGCGGTGAGGTGCTCGATTTTGCGGAACAGCGGGGGCTGCGGGTGGCACGGCTGTCTACCCGCATCGACGATGTCGCCGCGCTGGCGAAGACGCTGAAGGAGCATCAAGACGCCGACATCTGGAACGTCACCGCGTTCCTACCGGACGACCTGTTGCCGGTGCTCTACGCCTCGGCGACCGCCACCCTGGCAAACAGCGGGCACGAGCCGTTCGGCCTGGTGGGCCTGGAGGCGATGGCCTCCGGTGGCATCGCGTTCGTCGGCGCCACCGGCGAGGAATACGCCGAGCCGTTCAAGAACGCGATCGTCATCGAGACCGAGGATGCGGCCGAGATCGTGGCGTACGTGAACCACCTGGCGGCGCGTCCGGAGACGGCGCGCAACCTGCGGATCGCCGCCCAGCGGACGGCGCGAGACTACACCTGGCAGCGCGTCATCGACATCTTCTTGCAACGCCTCGAATTCGTCGCCCTGAAGCAGGGGCTGAACGTCCCGTCTGAGAGGATAGATACCGATGCCTAACAGCCTGGTCATCTACATGGTGGTGCACCAGCCGCGCAGGATCCGGCTGCCGGCCCAGCTGATCCCCCGCGGCACCGCGCCCGAGAAGATGGACGCCCTGATCTTCGACGATCAGATGGACCGGCGCTACTTCGACAAGGTCGCCAAGTACTGCTACCGGCCGGCCACCGAACTCTTCCAGTCGTTGGTGGACAAGGGCATGAAGATATCGCTCGGCTTCTCGGTTTCGTTCCTGCTGCAGATGCGGCGCTACGGTCCGGACGTGCTGGCCGGCTTCCAGAAGCTGGTCAGCCACGAGAACGTCGAGCTGGTCGCGGTCGAGCCCTATCACTCCTTCATCTTTTATCTCGACATCGGCGCCTTCGCCGAGCGGATGGCGTGGGGCAAGCACCAGCTCGAGGACACCTTCCAGAAAACGATCACGGTCACCGACACGACCGAGATGTTCATGTCGAACGATGTCTACTTCCAGTTGCAGCTCAACGGGTTCAAGGGCGCCGTCATGGACGGCCGGCCCTGGGTGATGGGCTGGCGCGAGCCGACGCACCTTTACCGCTATCCCAACGAGGAGATGCGGCTCTTCACCCGCCATTACGAGCTGAGCGACGACGTCGGCTACCGCTTCAGCAACCGCCAGTGGAATGGCTGGCCGCTGATGGCCGATACCTACGCGACCTGGGTCCGGCAGGCGATGGGCGAGTTCGTCTTTATCGCCTGGGACTTCGAGACCTTCGGCGAGCACCACCGGGCTGACTCGGGCATCTTCCCCTTCATGCACGCGCTCCACGCCGACTTCGCCAAGAACAAGATGCACTACCTGTCGCCATCGGAGGCGATTGCCACCTTCAAGGACGCCCACGAGATGCCACTGCCGGAGTACGGATGCACCTGGGCCGGAGATGGCGGCATGGACTTCTTCCTGGGCAACGAGGCGCAACAGGGCATCTTCCGGCTGATGCACCACATCTACAACAAGGCGAAGCTGACCAAGCACCCGCACCTGATCGACATCGCCATGTGGTTACTACAGTCCGACAACCTTCACTTGATTCAGTGGTTCTCCAAGGCCGGCGCGCAGGCCGAGGTCTCCGCCTACTTCACCCCGGATGAATGGTGGGAGCTCGGCGGCCTGGGCATCCTTCGCGAGCAGCAGCGGGTCTACGTCAACTTCCTCCGCGCGATGGACGAGTATGTGTGAGTCGAAACGGCCGCTCGCGGTTACCGGCTAGCGCACATCGGGACCCGCGGAAAACCGGGATACGGCGAGTCCTTTACGGCTGATACTCAGCCACCCTAGAATTCCGAAAGGAATGGAAGAGGGGGGACTGTTGTGAGTGGCGTCCCGGCTTCTATTCCGACGAACGACGAACCACCCGTCCTCGTCGCCGACGACGACCGCGACGTCCGGACGATGCTGCGGACGCTGCTCGAGCTCGATGGCCACGAGGTCATGGAAGCCAAGGACGGCGAAGAGGCCTGGCGGCTGTGCGTCGAAGTCCAGCCGGCGGTCGTGGTGGCCGACATCCAGATGCCGGGGATCGACGGGCTACAACTCTGCCGGCGGATCCGTGAGAGCCGCTACTCGCCGGACATCAAGGTCATCGTCTACACCGCCGGGATGGCGACCCCTGAGGAGGCCAAAAAGGCCGGCTGCGACGAGTACTTCCTGAAGACCGATCCCTTGCCAAAGCTGCGCGACAAGGTCCGCCAATACACGAGCGCCCGTCCCGGACCGGCCACGCTCTAGCCCTTACCCGGGGCCCTCACCAGGGGGCGAATACGATCCGTATTCGGCGGCTGCAAGGTCGGCCAGCGCGCCCGGGTTATACCGCAGGGGTGCCTTCCTTGCCCGTGCCTCCGTTTCCGGCCGTGGTCGCGGTGGCCATTGGCGTGCTGCTCTTGCTGCGGCTCGTCGGTGGATCCATGCCCTGGGGCCAATTGATGATCGCCGTCGGCCCGGACGGCCGCCCGATGCGACCGCGCGTCAAGTGGCACCTGTGGACCATTTGCCGTGGCGAGCCACCACTGATGACGGCCGCGCTCGGTTTTGTGTCTATCGTGCTCGGGTTGCTGGCGCTTTACTTTGTCGGGCCGGAGCTGGCAGAGGCCATCAGCCACCCGGTGGCGCGCTGGCTCGTGTACCTGATGCTCTTCACCCTGGGGGCGTCCGGCACGGTCGTGCCGGTCGGCGTCATCGTCCTCGTCCGCAGCGGCCTCGACCTTGCCGCCCGGCGATCCTCCATGGTCGGCGTGGTGGTGGGCATGCGCCGCGACGTCGGCCTCTTCGGCCGGACCTACCGCGTCGCCATTCAGGGCGGAGATCGCGTGATGACCAAACGACTTTGGGCCGAGGCATTCCGCGTCAACCGCACGACCTTCGATCGGCTGCGGCCGGGTGACCGCATCACCATCGAGTACTCACCACATCTGCGCTACGTCTACCACATGGTCATGCCGGAACCGCTGAAAAAAGCGGTCGGTTAGCTAGACTCTTTCCCCGTGACGCGCCCCCTGCATGTGGCCTTCGTCTGGCACATGCACCAGCCTTATTACAGGGATGACCTGACCAACAGTTTCCTGCTGCCATGGGTCCGGCTGCGCGCCGCAAAGGACTACTACAAGATGCCGGCCCTGCTCGACGATTACCCGGCCATCAAGCAGACCTTCAACCTGGTGCCGGCACTGGTGAAGCAGCTCCAGGATTACGTCGACGGTGGGTCCCAGGACGTCTACCTGGACCTCGCCCGCCGTCCGGTCGCGACGCTCAGCGGCGACGAGCGCGCCTTTATCGCGCGATGGATGACCGAGTCGAGCCAGATCCGGCGCGTCCGTCAGTATCCGCGCTACCTGGAACTCGTGCGCAAGCGGGAGCAGGCCTGGTCGCGCGCGTCCAACGACGGCATGGCGACGCTCTTCTCCGACGAGGAGCTGCGCGATCTACTCGTGTGGTTCAACCTTTCATGGATCGGCCCCGAGGTGATGGAGCACGACCCGGAGATTGCCGAACTCGTCCGCAAGGGGCGGTTCTTTTCTGACGCCGACGTCGAGCCCGTGCTGCGGGTCCAGTTGGCACTGCTCGGCAAGGTGCTGCCCAAGTATCGCGAGCTGCAGGAGCGCGGGCAGGCGGAGCTGATCACCAGCCCCTACTACCATCCCATCCTGCCGCTGATCGCGGACCTTGGCATTGCGCGCGTGGCACGACCCGACCTGGCGATGCCGCGGCGGCCGTTCAAGCATCTCGACGACGCGGCCGAGCAGCTGCGCCTCGGCATCGAGACGCATACGCAGTGCTTCGGCCGCCGGCCGCGCGGGCTGTGGCCACCGGAAGCCGCCATCTCCGATGACGCCGTGCGGTTGGCGGCCGATCACGCACTCGAATGGATGCTCAGTGACGAGGGCGTCCTCTCGCGGTCACTCCCGAGCCCGATCACGCGAGATGCGCAGGGGCAGGTGACACAGGCCGGCCTGCTCTACCAGCCCTACCGCGTGCAGGGCAACGGGCCGCCGATTCATCTCCTCTTCCGCGACTCGCGGCTCTCGAACGCGATTGGCTTCGAGTGCCAGAACTCGCCCGCCGAGCAGGCGGCCGGGGACCTCGTCGACCGGCTTCGCGCCATCCAACAGCAGCAGGAGGACACGCCGTTCCTGGCGGTGATTGCCCTGGACGGCGAAAACTGCTGGGATTCGTATGAGGCCAACGGCAACCCCTTCCTCAATTCGCTCTACAGCCGCCTGATGCAGGAGCCTCAGCTGAAAGCGGTGACGGTTTCGGAATTTCTCGGGGCCTTTCCCGCCGACGGCTCGCTGTCCCGCATTCATCCCGGCTCCTGGATCAACGCGAACTTCGATACCTGGGTCGGCGACGAGGAACACAACGTGGCCTGGGACCTGCTGGCCGAGGCGCGGGATTTTCTCAGCGAGCGTGAACGACAGGCGGATGAGCCTGAGTCGCTCGCGTCGGCGCGCCGCGAGGCGCTGATCGCCGAGGGCAGCGACTGGTTCTGGTGGTTTGGCCGATCGCACGATTCGGGGATGGACCAGATCTGGGATAGCCTTTTCAGGCTCCATCTCCGCAACATCTATATGTCGCTGCGGCGGCCGCCCCCCGCCAACCTCTATAGGCCGATCGCCAGGGACGCCGGGGGATCAGCCTCCAAGCGGCCCGATCGCAAGATCACGCCCAAGCTCAACGGCCAGGTGGATGAGGCGGAGTGGGAGGCGGGCGGATACGTGGACGTCAGCGCGCTCTTCGGCGCGATGCACCCCCCGAAGGGCGCCGTGCGGCGGATCTGGTTCGGTCACGACGATCACAACCTTTACTTGCGATTCGATTTTCTCCCCGCCGATCGGCCGCGGCCGGTTGAGCTCGAGATCTTCTTCTCGGGCAGTCCGACGCAGCGCAGTGACGGCAACCTCGGTTTCGACCCCGCGTTCCGCTTGACGGCGCGGCCCAGCGGTTCAGACGTGGAGTTGGAGTTGCGGGCGGTGCCGCCTGATGCGCACTCGGCGCAGCCGCGCTGGGCGGGCCGTACCACCGGTGGTGAGGCGGTCGCGTTTGCCGTGCCCTTCGACGCGCTCGGGCACGACCCCGGCGAGACGGTCGAAATGGTGGCGGTCGCCCACGAGGGCGGCAAGGCCGTGGAACAGCTGCCTCCCTCCGGCTCGATCCCGGTGCGGGTGCCGGGCGACGTCTTTTCTGGACGCCACCAGCAACCACTGAAGATCTTGCTGGTCGCGGCCGAGGTCGCACCCTTTGCCAAGGTGGGCGGCCTGGCCGATGTGGCCGGCGCGCTGCCCAAGGCGCTCAAGGCGATGGGTCACGACGTCCGCGTCGTCATGCCTCGCTACGGCAGCATCGACGTCGAGAAGTACGGATTACGACGCATCGTCAGCAATCTCGGGGTCCCGCTGGCGCACCAACCGGTCAATGCGGACGTCCTCGAGGGACGGATCGCCGGCGAGGTGCCGATCTACTTCATCGAGAACCAGCAATTCTTTGGGCGCGACGGCATGTACGGCTTCTGGGACGACGACGCGCGTTTCATTTATTTCAGCCGGGCGGCGCTCGAGATGCTGCGGCCGCTGGACTTCCGCCCCGACGTGATCCACGTCAATGACTGGCACACGGCGGTGATTCCCAACATGCTGGCGCGGCTCTACGGCGCTGATCCCTTCTACGCCGACATCGCCACGGTGCTCACCATTCACAATCTCGCCTTCCAGGGCGTCTTCGGTTACGGCGCGCTGCAGCTGGCGGACCTGGAGCAATGGGGCCTGATCAAGCCCGGTATGCCCGGACTCGACGACATCGTCAACCTCCTCGGCCGCGGGCTCTATTTCTCCGACGTCGTCAACACCGTCAGCAATCGTTATGCGGAAGAGATCCTGACGCCCGAGTACGGCGAAAAGATGGACCCGCTGCTGAGCGTCTTTCGCAGCAAGCTGCACGGGATCATCAATGGCATCGACTACGACGTCTTCAACCCCTCGACGGACGCGTCGCTGGCCACCCTCTACGACATCGGCAGCATCGAAAAGAAGGTTGAGAACAAGCTCGCGCTGCAGAAGGAAGTCGGTCTCCCGCAGGACCCGGCGATCCCGGTGATCGGCCTGATCTCTCGGCTGTACGACCAGAAAGGCCTCGACCTGATCGCCAACATCATGTGGGGGCTGATGCGGCTGAACCTGCAGCTCGTCGTGCTCGGTGCCGGCGATGCCCGATACGAGGAGATGTTCCGGGCCAACGCCCGCGACAACCCGCGGAAGGTCTCCGCCACGATCGGGTTCAAACCGGTGCTGGCACAGCATATTTACGCCGGCTCGGATATGTTCCTGATGCCGTCGCGGTTCGAGCCGTGCGGCCTCGGCCAGCTGATCAGTCTTCGCTACGGGACCATCCCCATCGTGCGCGCCACCGGCGGCCTGGCCGACACCATCGACGACTGGGACCCGGTGCGGCAGACGGGCAACGGCTTCGTCTTCACCGCCTACGACCACTGGGACCTGTTCGCCCAGGTCGTCCGGTCGCTGGAAACTTTCCGTCAGCGGTCGCTCTGGCGGCGGCTGCAAGCCAATGCCATGTCGACGGACGTCAGCTGGGCCAACTCCGCGGAAAAATACGTGGGTCTTTACCGGGCGGCGATGGGAAATCACGCCGATTCACGGGAGTATTCCGCGGCTGCCGCTGACCCCAACAGCTGGTAAGAACGGGGCTCCGCCGGCACCAGAAAAGGCCGTTGGTCTAATAGAGGTTAATATTTGGGGCCTTTTCTTTACGAAGTGACACCGGTTGATGCATGATTACGGCGATTCGGCGCTAGCAAGCAACGCTGGACCACTCATCTTTGCCTGGAAGGGAGGTAATCGCGTATATGGATCAATCTATCGGCAAGTTGCGATGGTTGCGCGCTTCGACGCTCATCGCTGGGGTCGCTGTTCTTGTTTCCGCCTGCGGTAGCTCGACCAGTGGGACTCCGACGAAGGAGACACTGGCGTCGAGCTACAACCCCGTCAACGGCACCAAGGGAGGGCAGCTGATCTTCTCGGATTGGGAGCCCGTCCAAGACCTGAACGTGATCGCGAGCTCGGCCCAGACCACGCTGCAGGTGGCCGCCGGGCCCATCTGGTCGATGTTGTGGGGGTTCGATTCGCAGAACAAGCCGATCCCCGACCTCGTCACTGACGTGCCGACCACCGACAACGGCATGGTCAAGAAGATCGACGCGACCCACATGGACATCACGATCAAGCTGAAGTCTGGCTTGAAGTGGTCGGACGGCTCGCCGCTGACGAGCGCCGACGTCAAGTTCACCGTCGACGCGTATTGCAACCCGGATGTCGGCGCATCGAGCCAGCTGGGCTACGACCACATCGCGTCGCAGGAGATCAAGGACGCCCAGACCGTGATCTGGCACCTCGGCCCCAACAAGGCTGGTACCTGCGGATTGGCGGCTGACATACCCAGCGGCGTCTACTCGCCGTACATCGCTACCTTCGCCACAACCTATGTTGTGCCCCAGGCGGCGCTGTCGAGCATCCAGCCCAAGAACTGGGCGACCTCCGACTACTTCACGAAGAAGCCGACCCCGACCAGCGGTCCCTACATGGTCCAGGACTTCGCGCCGGGACCCGCGGCGATCGTCACGCTGGTTCCGAACCCGAACTACGCGGCGGGACGGAGTGGGGCCAAGTTCTTCGGCCACGCACCCTTTCTGAACAAGCTGACCTACAAGATCTACGGCGACAAGTCCTCGCAGATCGCGGGGATCAAGGCGGGCGACACCGACCTGGGCCTCGACCTGATCGCCAAGGACCTCCCCTCGCTGCAGGGGTGGACCGGCGGCAAGTCGGTTTACGCGAACGGGTTGCTCAACGAGGGGATCTACTTCAACCTCGGGAACAACGAGATCGGCTGCAAGGCGCAACAGTACGCTGCAACCTGCGGCAAGGCGACCCCGTGGAAGGATGACAAGCTGGTTCGCCAGGCGATCTGGCTCGCCTCCGACCTGACCGCGATGAACACGCAGCTCGTGGGCGGCATCGGCAAGCCCATGAACACGTTCCTTCCGTCGACGCTGTCACCCTTCTACGACACGAGCGTTGCGGCCTTCACCCGCAACGTGAGCAAGGCGAACTCGCTGCTCGACCAGGACGGGTGGACCAAGGCGGCTGACGGCACCCGCAGCAAGAGCGGCGTCAAGCTGGCCTGGACGCTGAGCACCACCTCCGGCAACCCGCAGCGGGCGGCCGAGGAAGAGCTCCTGATCAGCAACTGGAAGGAGATCGGCGCGACGGTGACGACCAAGAACTGGCCCGCCGGCCAATTCTTCGACAGCTGGACGGGCGGTGGGGTCAACGCCACGGGCCAGTACGACATGTCGCTCTATGCCAACAGCTTCGCGCCGGATCCGGACTCCTGGGCGTCGCTGGCCCTTCCGAGTCAGATCCCCACCGCGGCGAACCCCTCTGGGGCGAACTGGGACCGGATGAACGATCCCAAGCTGACCGACCTCTTGACCCAGGGCGAGAACACGATCGACGTCAATGCGCGCGTCGCGCTCTACAAGCAAGCACAGACCGAGTGGGCCGACTACGTTGGCTACTTCGGGCTCTACGAGCGGCCTGACGTCTTCGGCGTTGGCAACAACTTCGGCAACTTCTTCCCGACGGCGAATACCTGCGTTTCGACCTGCAACGCCCCAGACTGGTTCCGGAAGGGGGCGTCCTAGCCGACTGACTTCGACCCGAAGGTTGAGAGCGGCCACCGGGCCGCTCTCAACCCGATCTCCTCCCAGGCGCCGTCGGCGAGAGTAGAATCCAGCAAGGGTAGGAAGGCCACATGATTGGGTTTATCGGGCGCCGCATCCTTCAGTCGATCCCGACCCTCATCCTGATCTCGTTACTCCTCTTCTTCGGGATGCAGGCGGTGCCGGGTGGCCCCCTGTCGGCCTTCGCCTTCCGCCCGGGGATGAGCAACGCCGCCCGGCAGGCCATCGTCCACCAGTGGGGCCTCGACCAACCCGTCTACATTCAGTACGTGCAATGGGTGAAGTCGATGGTGACCGGCAACTGGCAGTTCTCGTTCTTCATGCACCGCTCCGTTCGTGAGGTGATCTTTCAGCGGCTGCCGGCGACTGCGATCTTGATGGTGACGGCCTACGTGATCCAGCAGCTTATCGCGCTGCCCGCCGGGATCATCGCGGCGTTACGGCGCTATTCGTTCTTCGATCAGGCGGTGACCTTCTTCTCCTACGTCGGCTACTCGATGCCCACGTTCTGGCTGGGGCTCATGCTGCTGCTGATCTTCGCCGTCATGATTCCCATCCTCCCGGTCGCCGGCATCATCGACATCCGCGCCGCGGGGGCGCCCTTCCTGACGGCTGATTACAACGCCTGGTTCGGGCAGCACCCAATCGCCGGCATCCTGGACATCTTGAGCCATATCGTGCTGCCCGCAACCACGATCGCCATCGTTGGCATTGCCGGGGACTCGCGCTTCATGCGCTCGTCGATGCTCGACGCGATCCACCAGGACTACGTCCGGACCGCCCGGGCCAAAGGGTTGAGCGAGCGCGTCGTGGTTCTCAAACACGCTCTGCGCAATGCGTTGCTCCCGGTTGTGACCAACATCGGGATTGAGCTGCCACTCCTCTTCTCGGGCGCGGTGGTCACCGAGGCCATTTTCAGCTGGCCCGGGATGGGCCAGTTATTCTTCCAGGCACTGGAGGCGTTCGACTACCCCCTCTTGATGGGCATCCTGTCGGTTTCTGCCGTCCTGATCATTCTGTTCAACCTGCTGGCCGACATCGCCTACGCGTACATCGACCCGAGAATCTCCTATGCTTGACAGCCGCCAGCTCGCCGGCGAGACGCTGATCCCGGTCGGGACGGGCGCAGGCGTGGAAGACGTCGACTCGGTCGGCGTCAGGCAGTTCAGTTTCCGGGAGCTGACCGCCCGGCGGTTCATGAACCATCCCACCGCGAAATGGGCGCTGCTCGCGCTCGGCATCCTGGTCGTGTTGTGCTATGGTGCGCCGCTCTGGCATCTGTTGTTTCCCAACTACATCCAGGCCCCCGACCAGTTCTCGTTGCTCGACGCCGGCACCGGTCCCTCGCTGAAGCACCTGATGGGAACCGATTCCTACAACGGCCACGACATCTTCAGCCTGGTGCTCTACGGCGGTCGGTTTTCGATCTTCATCGGCATCGGGTCGATGGTGATTGCCGTGATCATCGGCGTCGGCTGGGGGGCGACGGCCGGCTACTTCGGCCATGCCCTGGACGCCGTCCTGATGCGCATCACCGATGTCTTCCTGACCGTCCCGGCCCTGCTGCTGGTGCCGCTGGCCGCCAGGGTCTTCGGGGAAGCCTCACCCTGGAAGATCGCACTGATCTTCGGACTGCTGAGCTGGCCCTCGATCTCGCGCATCGTGCGAAGCATGTTTCTCTCGTTGCGCGAGATGCAGTTCGCGGAGGCGGCCCGGGCCCTGGGCGTCCCCAACAGCCGAATCATCTTCCGTCATCTCCTTCCGAACGCGGTGGGGCCGATCGTGGTGGCCTTCACCCTGGGGATCGCCAATAACATCGTGCTCGAGGCGTTCGTCAGCTTCCTCGGGTTTGGCATCCAGCCGCCCAACTACTCCTGGGGTTCGACGCTGGCCGGCGCGCAGGGCGTGCTGGTGCAGGGCAACTG is part of the Candidatus Dormiibacterota bacterium genome and harbors:
- a CDS encoding ABC transporter permease translates to MIGFIGRRILQSIPTLILISLLLFFGMQAVPGGPLSAFAFRPGMSNAARQAIVHQWGLDQPVYIQYVQWVKSMVTGNWQFSFFMHRSVREVIFQRLPATAILMVTAYVIQQLIALPAGIIAALRRYSFFDQAVTFFSYVGYSMPTFWLGLMLLLIFAVMIPILPVAGIIDIRAAGAPFLTADYNAWFGQHPIAGILDILSHIVLPATTIAIVGIAGDSRFMRSSMLDAIHQDYVRTARAKGLSERVVVLKHALRNALLPVVTNIGIELPLLFSGAVVTEAIFSWPGMGQLFFQALEAFDYPLLMGILSVSAVLIILFNLLADIAYAYIDPRISYA
- a CDS encoding peptide ABC transporter substrate-binding protein, which codes for MDQSIGKLRWLRASTLIAGVAVLVSACGSSTSGTPTKETLASSYNPVNGTKGGQLIFSDWEPVQDLNVIASSAQTTLQVAAGPIWSMLWGFDSQNKPIPDLVTDVPTTDNGMVKKIDATHMDITIKLKSGLKWSDGSPLTSADVKFTVDAYCNPDVGASSQLGYDHIASQEIKDAQTVIWHLGPNKAGTCGLAADIPSGVYSPYIATFATTYVVPQAALSSIQPKNWATSDYFTKKPTPTSGPYMVQDFAPGPAAIVTLVPNPNYAAGRSGAKFFGHAPFLNKLTYKIYGDKSSQIAGIKAGDTDLGLDLIAKDLPSLQGWTGGKSVYANGLLNEGIYFNLGNNEIGCKAQQYAATCGKATPWKDDKLVRQAIWLASDLTAMNTQLVGGIGKPMNTFLPSTLSPFYDTSVAAFTRNVSKANSLLDQDGWTKAADGTRSKSGVKLAWTLSTTSGNPQRAAEEELLISNWKEIGATVTTKNWPAGQFFDSWTGGGVNATGQYDMSLYANSFAPDPDSWASLALPSQIPTAANPSGANWDRMNDPKLTDLLTQGENTIDVNARVALYKQAQTEWADYVGYFGLYERPDVFGVGNNFGNFFPTANTCVSTCNAPDWFRKGAS
- a CDS encoding glycogen/starch synthase, encoding MTRPLHVAFVWHMHQPYYRDDLTNSFLLPWVRLRAAKDYYKMPALLDDYPAIKQTFNLVPALVKQLQDYVDGGSQDVYLDLARRPVATLSGDERAFIARWMTESSQIRRVRQYPRYLELVRKREQAWSRASNDGMATLFSDEELRDLLVWFNLSWIGPEVMEHDPEIAELVRKGRFFSDADVEPVLRVQLALLGKVLPKYRELQERGQAELITSPYYHPILPLIADLGIARVARPDLAMPRRPFKHLDDAAEQLRLGIETHTQCFGRRPRGLWPPEAAISDDAVRLAADHALEWMLSDEGVLSRSLPSPITRDAQGQVTQAGLLYQPYRVQGNGPPIHLLFRDSRLSNAIGFECQNSPAEQAAGDLVDRLRAIQQQQEDTPFLAVIALDGENCWDSYEANGNPFLNSLYSRLMQEPQLKAVTVSEFLGAFPADGSLSRIHPGSWINANFDTWVGDEEHNVAWDLLAEARDFLSERERQADEPESLASARREALIAEGSDWFWWFGRSHDSGMDQIWDSLFRLHLRNIYMSLRRPPPANLYRPIARDAGGSASKRPDRKITPKLNGQVDEAEWEAGGYVDVSALFGAMHPPKGAVRRIWFGHDDHNLYLRFDFLPADRPRPVELEIFFSGSPTQRSDGNLGFDPAFRLTARPSGSDVELELRAVPPDAHSAQPRWAGRTTGGEAVAFAVPFDALGHDPGETVEMVAVAHEGGKAVEQLPPSGSIPVRVPGDVFSGRHQQPLKILLVAAEVAPFAKVGGLADVAGALPKALKAMGHDVRVVMPRYGSIDVEKYGLRRIVSNLGVPLAHQPVNADVLEGRIAGEVPIYFIENQQFFGRDGMYGFWDDDARFIYFSRAALEMLRPLDFRPDVIHVNDWHTAVIPNMLARLYGADPFYADIATVLTIHNLAFQGVFGYGALQLADLEQWGLIKPGMPGLDDIVNLLGRGLYFSDVVNTVSNRYAEEILTPEYGEKMDPLLSVFRSKLHGIINGIDYDVFNPSTDASLATLYDIGSIEKKVENKLALQKEVGLPQDPAIPVIGLISRLYDQKGLDLIANIMWGLMRLNLQLVVLGAGDARYEEMFRANARDNPRKVSATIGFKPVLAQHIYAGSDMFLMPSRFEPCGLGQLISLRYGTIPIVRATGGLADTIDDWDPVRQTGNGFVFTAYDHWDLFAQVVRSLETFRQRSLWRRLQANAMSTDVSWANSAEKYVGLYRAAMGNHADSREYSAAAADPNSW